CAGATCAAGAACCTCGAAAAGGCCACCGACTTGGCGGTGATGGACCGCAGCTCTGTGATCCTCGAGATCTTCAGCCGCCGGGCCCGCAGCCGCGAGGCCAAGACCCAGGTGGAGCTGGCTCGGCTCAACTACCTGCTGCCGCGGCTGACCCGCCGCTGGAGCCACCTCTCGCGCCAGGCCGGCGGCATCGGCGTTCGCGGCGGTGAGGGTGAAAGCCAGCTGGAAGCCGACCGCCGTATGTTGCGCCAGCGCATCAAGCGGTTGGAAAAAGCTCTGGTGGGGATCGAAAAGACCCGGGCGCTGCAGCGCCGTTCCCGGCGGCGAGTGCCGACGGTGGCGTTGGCGGGCTACACCAACGCCGGCAAATCCACCCTCTTCAACCAGCTCACCCAGGCCGGCGTCAAAGCCCAAGACCGGCTCTTCGCCACCCTCGACGCCCGTCTGCGGCGGGGAGCGCTGGATCCCTACCACGTGGTGATCTTCGCCGACACCGTGGGATTCATCCGCAAGCTGCCCCACCACCTGGTCTCATCCTTCCGCAGCACCCTGGAGGAGATCACCGAGGCCGACCTGGTGCTCCACGTGGTGGACCGTAGTCATCCTGCCTGGGAGGATCAGCTGCGGGTGGCGGACGAGGTGTTGGACGATCTGGGGGTGGAGCGGGAGAAGACCCTGGTGGTCTTCAACAAAGTGGACCGTCTGGAGGCCGACCACGCTCCCACCGCCGCCGAGGCCGGGCGCAACGCGGTGGCCGTCTCGGCCCTCACCGGCGAAGGCCTCGACGACCTCCGCCAGTGCATTCTGAAGCAACTCTTCCCCGAGGCCGCGGCCCGGGACGAGGAGGATCCCGACCTGGCTTATTACTCCTGAGCCCGCTGGACCGCTGAGGCCGCGCCGCCGGAGGGGGAGGAGGCCGGCAAGCTCGCCAACACCTCCTGCAGTTGATTCCAGTCGCGGGTCGCCGAGCCCGAGTGGCGGTAGAG
Above is a genomic segment from Acidobacteriota bacterium containing:
- the hflX gene encoding GTPase HflX, producing the protein MKILSEPEATRRLYTLDEDGPTVPRRAFLVGVSLGGEPLDTVEEHLDELEELVTSCGGQVLGQATQRRRSPSASTFIGSGKAQEIGEVARNLGAEVVVFDDDLSPSQIKNLEKATDLAVMDRSSVILEIFSRRARSREAKTQVELARLNYLLPRLTRRWSHLSRQAGGIGVRGGEGESQLEADRRMLRQRIKRLEKALVGIEKTRALQRRSRRRVPTVALAGYTNAGKSTLFNQLTQAGVKAQDRLFATLDARLRRGALDPYHVVIFADTVGFIRKLPHHLVSSFRSTLEEITEADLVLHVVDRSHPAWEDQLRVADEVLDDLGVEREKTLVVFNKVDRLEADHAPTAAEAGRNAVAVSALTGEGLDDLRQCILKQLFPEAAARDEEDPDLAYYS